A section of the Corvus hawaiiensis isolate bCorHaw1 chromosome 14, bCorHaw1.pri.cur, whole genome shotgun sequence genome encodes:
- the ZBTB33 gene encoding transcriptional regulator Kaiso isoform X1, translating into MDACAAAAEGMEGKKLISATDTQYSSVLLQSLNEQRGHGLFCDVTVIVEDRKFRAHRNILSASSTYFHQLFSVAGQVVELSFVRAEIFAEILNYIYSSKIISIRSDLLDELIKSGQQLGVKFIADLGIPPAEGKNVLSEVKDSASETSASSPNQRDAETQVTVIRPDSQEATDGMPVITQSFSLHGIEYETTKITVSDSDDEDDDVIFCSEIVPPKECTKDKNAASQNQPCSSPAGASDQKSCGSGGSPHLTNTTAAQNLTLSASQLSPNQTQSGAESLVSATPQHFTPNIIVLNKPLLNSSLGASSLHQTHVTPTINLLEENQQPPNNGSVTEVEATAVDDEEVVEDDVDIISSSSPGSVSSSSLVQQPAVLKAVSTEGTGVQKKQVVTFSQEPSAKPGEFKIKISDVLSGNNKELSSGLASKNVADGQKIITLDTATEIGGLSTGCKVYANIGEDTYDIVIPVKGDSEEAEAKPDDMPTKSGDESPKGKRMKVKHDDHYELIVDGRVYYICIVCKRSYACLTSLRRHFNVHSWEKKYPCRYCDKIFALAEYRTKHELHHTGERRYQCLTCGKSFISYQITASHIRSVHSQDPSGDTKLYRLHPCRSLQIRQYAYISDRPSSVPVINEGGIVYRVGSGKDGTEGTTSNPPAKQITWDDIFVPQGNETIFKQNPSEGSTEFEFVIPESY; encoded by the coding sequence gaatggaggggaaaaaacttaTTTCTGCAACAGACACGCAGTATTCTAGCGTGCTCCTTCAGTCTTTGAATGAGCAACGTGGCCATGGACTTTTTTGTGATGTTACAGTCATCGTGGAAGACCGGAAATTCCGAGCTCACAGAAACATTCTTTCAGCCTCAAGCACTTATTTTCACCAGCTTTTCTCAGTGGCTGGTCAAGTGGTTGAACTGAGCTTTGTAAGAGCAGAAATTTTTGCAGAAATTCTTAATTATATTTATAGTTCCAAAATAATCAGCATTCGATCTGATTTACTTGATGAACTGATTAAatcagggcagcagctgggtgTTAAATTCATAGCTGATCTGGGCATACCTCCGGCTGAAGGCAAAAATGTGCTAAGTGAGGTGAAAGACAGTGCTTCAGAAACTTCAGCTTCTAGTCCAAATCAAAGAGATGCTGAAACGCAGGTAACTGTAATCAGGCCAGATAGTCAAGAGGCAACAGATGGGATGCCAGTTATAACACAGTCATTCTCCTTACATGGCATAGAATATGAGACTACAAAAATTACAGTGAGTGATTCggatgatgaggatgatgatgTAATTTTTTGTTCTGAGATTGTTCCTCCAAAAGAATGTACTAAAGACAAAAATGCTGCAAGCCAGAACCAGCCTTGCTCAAGTCCAGCTGGAGCTTCTGACCAAAAATCCTGTGGCAGTGGTGGCTCTCCCCATTTGACAAATACCACAGCAGCTCAGAACCTCACTTTGTCTGCCAGTCAGCTAAGCCCAAACCAAACACAATCAGGTGCTGAATCACTTGTCTCGGCAACACCACAGCATTTTACTCCTAATATCATTGTGCTAAACAAGCCTCTGCTTAACTCATCACTTGGTGCCAGCTCCTTGCATCAAACACATGTGACTCCTACAATTAATTTACTTGAGGAGAACCAGCAGCCACCCAATAATGGCTCCGTAACTGAAGTGGAAGCAACTGCTGTTGATGATGAAGAGGTTGTTGAAGATGATGTTGATATCATTAGTTCCTCTAGTCCTGGTTcggtcagcagcagctctttggtTCAGCAACCTGCTGTTCTTAAGGCAGTGAGCACTGAAGGAACAGGTGTACAGAAAAAACAGGTTGTTACATTTTCACAAGAGCCTTCTGCTAAACCtggagaatttaaaataaaaatctcagatGTCCTTTCGGGAAACAACAAAGAATTAAGTTCGGGTCTAGCATCAAAGAATGTGGCAGATGGGCAGAAAATCATAACATTAGATACAGCAACTGAAATAGGAGGCTTATCCACAGGCTGTAAGGTTTATGCAAATATCGGTGAGGATACCTACGACATAGTCATCCCTGTGAAGGGTGATTCCGAGGAAGCGGAAGCCAAGCCTGATGACATGCCCACAAAGTCTGGTGATGAATCTCCAAAGGGGAAACGCATGAAAGTAAAGCATGATGACCACTATGAGCTCATAGTGGATGGCAGAGTCTACTACATTTGTATCGTGTGCAAGAGGTCATACGCATGTCTGACGAGCTTGCGGAGACATTTCAATGTCCACTCCTGGGAGAAGAAGTACCCGTGTCGCTACTGTGACAAAATTTTTGCTCTTGCAGAGTATCGTACCAAGCATGAACTTCACCACACTGGGGAGCGAAGGTACCAGTGCTTGACGTGTGGCAAATCTTTCATCAGCTACCAAATTACGGCCTCCCACATAAGATCAGTGCACAGCCAAGACCCTTCCGGAGACACCAAGCTGTACCGGCTGCACCCCTGCAGGTCCCTGCAGATCAGACAGTACGCCTACATTAGTGACCGCCCCAGCAGTGTCCCGGTGATAAATGAGGGGGGAATTGTCTATCGTGTTGGCTCAGGGAAGGATGGCACTGAAGGAACAACATCCAACCCTCCAGCTAAACAAATCACCTGGGATGACATTTTCGTTCCACAGggaaatgaaacaatttttaaacaaaacccatCAGAGGGAAGTACGGAATTTGAGTTCGTGATACCAGAATCttactga
- the ZBTB33 gene encoding transcriptional regulator Kaiso isoform X2 — MEGKKLISATDTQYSSVLLQSLNEQRGHGLFCDVTVIVEDRKFRAHRNILSASSTYFHQLFSVAGQVVELSFVRAEIFAEILNYIYSSKIISIRSDLLDELIKSGQQLGVKFIADLGIPPAEGKNVLSEVKDSASETSASSPNQRDAETQVTVIRPDSQEATDGMPVITQSFSLHGIEYETTKITVSDSDDEDDDVIFCSEIVPPKECTKDKNAASQNQPCSSPAGASDQKSCGSGGSPHLTNTTAAQNLTLSASQLSPNQTQSGAESLVSATPQHFTPNIIVLNKPLLNSSLGASSLHQTHVTPTINLLEENQQPPNNGSVTEVEATAVDDEEVVEDDVDIISSSSPGSVSSSSLVQQPAVLKAVSTEGTGVQKKQVVTFSQEPSAKPGEFKIKISDVLSGNNKELSSGLASKNVADGQKIITLDTATEIGGLSTGCKVYANIGEDTYDIVIPVKGDSEEAEAKPDDMPTKSGDESPKGKRMKVKHDDHYELIVDGRVYYICIVCKRSYACLTSLRRHFNVHSWEKKYPCRYCDKIFALAEYRTKHELHHTGERRYQCLTCGKSFISYQITASHIRSVHSQDPSGDTKLYRLHPCRSLQIRQYAYISDRPSSVPVINEGGIVYRVGSGKDGTEGTTSNPPAKQITWDDIFVPQGNETIFKQNPSEGSTEFEFVIPESY, encoded by the coding sequence atggaggggaaaaaacttaTTTCTGCAACAGACACGCAGTATTCTAGCGTGCTCCTTCAGTCTTTGAATGAGCAACGTGGCCATGGACTTTTTTGTGATGTTACAGTCATCGTGGAAGACCGGAAATTCCGAGCTCACAGAAACATTCTTTCAGCCTCAAGCACTTATTTTCACCAGCTTTTCTCAGTGGCTGGTCAAGTGGTTGAACTGAGCTTTGTAAGAGCAGAAATTTTTGCAGAAATTCTTAATTATATTTATAGTTCCAAAATAATCAGCATTCGATCTGATTTACTTGATGAACTGATTAAatcagggcagcagctgggtgTTAAATTCATAGCTGATCTGGGCATACCTCCGGCTGAAGGCAAAAATGTGCTAAGTGAGGTGAAAGACAGTGCTTCAGAAACTTCAGCTTCTAGTCCAAATCAAAGAGATGCTGAAACGCAGGTAACTGTAATCAGGCCAGATAGTCAAGAGGCAACAGATGGGATGCCAGTTATAACACAGTCATTCTCCTTACATGGCATAGAATATGAGACTACAAAAATTACAGTGAGTGATTCggatgatgaggatgatgatgTAATTTTTTGTTCTGAGATTGTTCCTCCAAAAGAATGTACTAAAGACAAAAATGCTGCAAGCCAGAACCAGCCTTGCTCAAGTCCAGCTGGAGCTTCTGACCAAAAATCCTGTGGCAGTGGTGGCTCTCCCCATTTGACAAATACCACAGCAGCTCAGAACCTCACTTTGTCTGCCAGTCAGCTAAGCCCAAACCAAACACAATCAGGTGCTGAATCACTTGTCTCGGCAACACCACAGCATTTTACTCCTAATATCATTGTGCTAAACAAGCCTCTGCTTAACTCATCACTTGGTGCCAGCTCCTTGCATCAAACACATGTGACTCCTACAATTAATTTACTTGAGGAGAACCAGCAGCCACCCAATAATGGCTCCGTAACTGAAGTGGAAGCAACTGCTGTTGATGATGAAGAGGTTGTTGAAGATGATGTTGATATCATTAGTTCCTCTAGTCCTGGTTcggtcagcagcagctctttggtTCAGCAACCTGCTGTTCTTAAGGCAGTGAGCACTGAAGGAACAGGTGTACAGAAAAAACAGGTTGTTACATTTTCACAAGAGCCTTCTGCTAAACCtggagaatttaaaataaaaatctcagatGTCCTTTCGGGAAACAACAAAGAATTAAGTTCGGGTCTAGCATCAAAGAATGTGGCAGATGGGCAGAAAATCATAACATTAGATACAGCAACTGAAATAGGAGGCTTATCCACAGGCTGTAAGGTTTATGCAAATATCGGTGAGGATACCTACGACATAGTCATCCCTGTGAAGGGTGATTCCGAGGAAGCGGAAGCCAAGCCTGATGACATGCCCACAAAGTCTGGTGATGAATCTCCAAAGGGGAAACGCATGAAAGTAAAGCATGATGACCACTATGAGCTCATAGTGGATGGCAGAGTCTACTACATTTGTATCGTGTGCAAGAGGTCATACGCATGTCTGACGAGCTTGCGGAGACATTTCAATGTCCACTCCTGGGAGAAGAAGTACCCGTGTCGCTACTGTGACAAAATTTTTGCTCTTGCAGAGTATCGTACCAAGCATGAACTTCACCACACTGGGGAGCGAAGGTACCAGTGCTTGACGTGTGGCAAATCTTTCATCAGCTACCAAATTACGGCCTCCCACATAAGATCAGTGCACAGCCAAGACCCTTCCGGAGACACCAAGCTGTACCGGCTGCACCCCTGCAGGTCCCTGCAGATCAGACAGTACGCCTACATTAGTGACCGCCCCAGCAGTGTCCCGGTGATAAATGAGGGGGGAATTGTCTATCGTGTTGGCTCAGGGAAGGATGGCACTGAAGGAACAACATCCAACCCTCCAGCTAAACAAATCACCTGGGATGACATTTTCGTTCCACAGggaaatgaaacaatttttaaacaaaacccatCAGAGGGAAGTACGGAATTTGAGTTCGTGATACCAGAATCttactga